ttttcgtccaaaaaaaaattcaaaatacctcaaatgatattaacccatagttgatggacctaaaataatatttttaaagtttacggacctaaaatgatactttgacaaAGTTCGTGAACTTAAAAAGAGGTTCCCTCTAATTCTTATTATGCGACGGgctgaaatgacaaaatgtgacaaTTACTATGAGACTGAGGGAGTAGTACGTAGCAATATAAACATTTGTTTTGGAAGCCCTTTTCAGTTACAAAGAATCTCAAATCATAAAAGAGGGGTGAGGTTAGATCCAAAGCAAAAACAATAGGTTTACTTACACGTTTTGTTGTCGTAGCTAGAGCGTTgttaacaaaaatttcaatttcagtttttaaaatagatcAAACTTGAAAAACACACCTTGTAACGTGTACTTAAtttggaatatatatttaacaaaaataaagatccAAACTCTGATTTTGCATTTTCGTATCCCTAActatttacatttctttagTGGGGTACGTATAAAACATTTCTTCGCATATTCATATGGGCAACGTATATAACAACAAAGTTAAGTACCTTTGTTTCAACAGATTTTAAAAGTGATTATTCACTCTTTGGTTGACACGTAATATTTTACCACATAGATTatactaaataatttattaatttcagaGTGAAAACTGTACACGCAGCAGTTTTGTGGCACTTCGACCacatatcataaattattattttaaaaaatcaatcgaATATAATATTGCTAAAAACATATGAAATAGTAAGTAAGCATCAAACAAGAATTAGATAACATTAAATAGTTTTGTGGCACTTCGACCACATATcatgaatattattttcaaaaatcactCGAATATAATATTGCTAAAAACATATGAAATGGTAACATTAAATTTTGCAAAAACAGGTTAAATTAGTTAGATACTCAATCAGTCAGTGGTCCAGGAATCGAGGATAACGTACATAACTGTACAATTTTAACTTTAGTTTCTGCAACAATTAAAAGTGCTGATTAATTTAGTATAGGAAGAAAACAGAGATATCACTTCTTACTGTTTGattgttaataaaattttcactCATGGTATACTATTATTGGCCGATTCCTATTTGTGTAGTGGaggaagattaagaaattatataaaaggATTAAAGgagaaaagtataaaataagagaggtaAGAGATAGTAAATTAGGTGATTTGAAGaggaagattaagaaattatataaaaggATTAAAGgagaaaagtataaaataagagaggtgAGAGATAGTAAATTAGGtgatttgaataaaataaaatgattagttgttttttttttaaagaaataacTTAAGTTAGTTTAAATGtcctaaaaagaaatacactcaacttagttgagacggtagaaatacttattttatttccaatttgattaatgattttcactcacatattATTATCAAAGAAGGGTtcacattccattagtttTTTCATCCACTTTCCTTCTTGTTTCTTAAATTCAGTCTCaaatcaaaaaccaaaaatatatctTAGTCtcttttcaaatatttgaattttaattctcAATAGCGCATAGTCATCTTTACGATCTCCTTGTGAAATTTCATGTCACGTGATTTATGTTTccagatttaatttattacttagAGAAAATTTTGGATCAAGTTGTAACAAAGAAtaagtaaaaaagtaaaaatttgatatatttactTTCCTATATGTTAAGTACTATATGGTCACTGAACAAGTAAACATGTAGTGGAAAATACTACATCTGTGTTGATATAGTTCCCCATACATGTCATAGTCCTATACACATAAATGTGGTATATAAGTAACGCATAAGTTGATATTCAAAGTCTGGAAAATAACAGAATTCACCCTAtagttaatattaatttttaaaaccaatactaccaaataatttcacaaagTGAACATTTATTGAAGAAGTAACAAAGTAGAAAGGCCATAACACATTGAAGAATAAAACTGCCAAACTCTGTCTGTCTGGATGGCTAAGTCGGCAGAACGGGCGAAAAAACTTACCTAAACCACACACAACCCAACTGCATTTCCTACTCCGTCATCCAACAAAAACACTAAATATTAATATCGTAATTAAAATCTGAtttagcttaattaattacatcaAATCCTAAGCAAGAAAATCCCGAGCTCCGGTCCGCTATTCCCATCCGGGTTCAACATATAAAACGCCTCCGAGTCCCGGTTCCCCACCACCCGCTCGAACCGCCCCCTCATATAAACCAGCTCGCCCTTCTCCGCCGCTTTGTCTTCCACCACCGGGATCACCCCTGCCCCCACCGACACCCTCTGCACCGTGCTCAGCACGTGCCAATCCGACTCATTGCACTCGCGCACCTGCGCGTGCCCGCACTGCCTCCCGTTGCAGTACATCTTCCACACCGGCTCCCCGAACAGCCGCGACCCCGATCTCCGCGGCGGCTTCTCGCACTCCAGCGCGATCCTCAGCATCCCCGCCGACATCTCCTTCACCAGCGCCGCGGTGGAGACCGCGAATTCGACCAGGAAAACCGGGACGGATCTCGGATCGTACTGGACCGCGAAGCTGACGTTGCCGCGCCGCCGCCCGAATAGGGTTCCGGTGACCTTCCGGCCGAGGGGGGGGGTGATGGAGAGGCGGCCGGGGGAGGCGATCGGGCGGCGGCAGGAGGGGAATGTGAGGACGGAGAGGAGGGATCGGAGGAAGGAGGCCACGGCGCTGCGGCCGCCGCGGATTTTGTCGAGGCGGCGGAAGGcagcggtggcggcggcggcggacgGAGTGTCGCCGCCGTGGACGACGGTGCGGTGGTAGAGCTCCTCCGCGTAGTCGAGGTCGGAGATGTCGACGTAGGAGGTGGAGCGGGCGAAGGAGGAGGGGATGATGTTGGTGGTGCTTTGAGTGCTCTCGCAGCTGCTTGCTCGGGAAATATTCGCCGGAATTTCCAAATATCTCATGGCGGCAATGTTTGATGTTTctgaaattaattgaattgttAAGCTATCATATATGTAGTATAATGTAAGTATGGATTTTTGAATTGATCAAACTATCAAAGTATATATGTTTGTGGGAAATCGAGATAAAGAGGAGTGGGAGACAAGCTAATTAAGGGGTgataattgtgtttgttttgggGATATATATAGAGGGAAAATGTGGTGGATCATTTGGATGTGAGTTATCAtgtcataatatttaaataggagGTCTTATTTGTGACATATGATTAGATAAGGCCAAACAAGGCGCTATCAAGGCTACACGAGCAGAAAACCATGCAGCCTCGCAAATAGAGTCAACTGAAAATAAGAGgtgaaaatataatagataGATCAATCAACATAATACATTATGAGTGAAATGATCAGTCAAATCATTTTGCCGAATGGGGCACTCCAAAGAACAAAGGAGGCTACCTTCGTTGGTTTAGTTGTTCATCGATATACTATAGAAATAAGAGTCCACTTAGTCCCAAAAAGTTTTTGTTtacgaaaataaattatgaaaaatcctcaaattttgcattttgcaTTTTGCACATATtcgcatttttttttttggactaAATGACCCTAAAGCCATATGGCAATTTCATATATTCccatatttcaaataagtAACATATCACATGCCTACCAATATATTCTCTTCATCCTTAAAAatgcttaatttatttttgttatttttatcgtgtcgacacgataaggacacgaaaacttcgtgtcgtgttcatgttacacgttaagaaataatattaataattataatattattttttattttaaaatttaatataagaaatactccctccgtcccaaggaagatgaccctttcttgggcggcacgggattttatgcaactttattttgtgtattaagtggagagagtaaagtaagagagatggaataaagtagagataaagtgatttccattttaagtaatgagtcatcttgattgggacaaacaaaaaaggaaaatgagtcatcttcaatgggacggaggaagtaatatttatatattataatattattattatagtgtcgttattgtgtcgtgtcatatatttgttgttatcgtgtcgtgttgacccgaagtggttcgtgtcgttaatggaTTCGTGTTCTGAGGGTAGCACtagttttcttaacgggtcgtgttcgtgtttgttgttatcgtgtcgtgtcgttaatgtaaaattgtcaaataaagAGAGGgatacaaaaaaatgtgttagtggaaaatggatcccattttattaaaaagaaaaaaaaaatcttaaaatgaaaatttctatttttaggggacggaccaaaaaggaaagaattcttatttttaaggaTGGATGAGTATTTCGTTTAcgcaaaatccaaaaataacaCTTTCACCATTATATGTTTGTATATAGAAATAcaaagagtttttttttttttttatcattatttaactctagaaaattaaattttatgtcgctctcataaattaaaacaagtaCTGGACTCTCTTAcatcaagaagaaaatgtaatttaataaCAATGCGAGACTAACGcgattgattaaaaatatatagatcaATAAGTATATCAtctatttgtatatttttaattttgcaaccacgctatttctatttttccagCAATAAAACGTAGTTTTTGTAAAGATTATATgatgttaattttaaaaataaaaagaagcttttgtaattatattattttct
The nucleotide sequence above comes from Salvia hispanica cultivar TCC Black 2014 chromosome 5, UniMelb_Shisp_WGS_1.0, whole genome shotgun sequence. Encoded proteins:
- the LOC125190636 gene encoding protein MIZU-KUSSEI 1-like, yielding MRYLEIPANISRASSCESTQSTTNIIPSSFARSTSYVDISDLDYAEELYHRTVVHGGDTPSAAAATAAFRRLDKIRGGRSAVASFLRSLLSVLTFPSCRRPIASPGRLSITPPLGRKVTGTLFGRRRGNVSFAVQYDPRSVPVFLVEFAVSTAALVKEMSAGMLRIALECEKPPRRSGSRLFGEPVWKMYCNGRQCGHAQVRECNESDWHVLSTVQRVSVGAGVIPVVEDKAAEKGELVYMRGRFERVVGNRDSEAFYMLNPDGNSGPELGIFLLRI